A genomic region of Alnus glutinosa chromosome 11, dhAlnGlut1.1, whole genome shotgun sequence contains the following coding sequences:
- the LOC133880935 gene encoding L-type lectin-domain containing receptor kinase IX.1-like codes for MASYRYKIKHFPFPKPLILFFLLLRVTDFFSPLRPFTSALSFNFTSFDSCDSPLRCEGAFAQYQVIQLTGNHVRRVDVGRATYVKPMHLWDKASGNLTDFTTHFSFVIDSRNNTNYGDGLTFFLAPNGSTIPEDSAGGALVLASRGQELNSTDNPFVAVEFDIFFNQDLDPPGVHVAATGGSFAMHTIRTWNFTSTLEDSVPKPRKNNRLGLAIGLGVGGPFLVGGFALILFCLWKRNKSYTEEDLAFDRCMDDEFQRETGPKRFSFKELAHATNNFNDEEKLGQGGFGGVYRGFLQDLNSFVAVKRVSKGSKQGIKEYASEVKIISRLGHRNLVQLIGWCHERGELLLVYEFMPNRSLDTHLFTEESLLIWAMRYKVAQGLASALLYLHEEWEQCVVHRDIKSSNIMLDSNFNAKLGDFGLARLVDHLKGSQTTVLAGTMGYMAPECVTTGKASKESDVYSFGIVALEIACRRKPIKHNAPEDQVVVVEWVWELYGVGKVLEAADPRLGGDLDKQQMERLMIVGLWCAHPDRDLRPSIRQTIHVLNFETPLPVLPSNMPRLKYLAPAVNRHAMSLSVSSATTNYEGGQNQYSGNSYTNSTVFTSSSTTSQSTSLLHIR; via the exons CTAATcctcttttttctcttattaaggGTCACCGATTTCTTCTCACCACTGCGCCCATTTACGAGTGCTTTATCCTTCAACTTTACCAGTTTCGATTCTTGTGACTCCCCTCTAAGATGTGAGGGAGCTTTCGCTCAATACCAAGTCATCCAACTCACCGGCAACCACGTCCGAAGGGTTGATGTTGGTCGAGCCACATATGTCAAGCCCATGCACCTATGGGACAAGGCATCTGGAAACCTCACAGATTTTACTACCCATTTTTCCTTTGTCATTGACTCACGAAATAATACTAATTATGGAGATGGGCTTACGTTCTTCCTAGCACCTAATGGTTCAACGATTCCTGAAGACAGTGCAGGTGGCGCTCTGGTTCTTGCTAGCCGTGGCCAGGAACTAAACTCGACAGACAATCCATTTGTCGCTGTGGAGTTTGACATCTTTTTTAACCAAGATTTGGATCCACCCGGTGTACATGTAG CCGCAACAGGAGGTTCTTTTGCAATGCATACCATCCGCACATGGAATTTTACTTCAACTTTGGAAGATAGTGTACCCAAACCAAGGAAAAACAACAGGTTGGGATTAGCCATAGGGTTGGGTGTTGGGGGGCCTTTTTTGGTTGGTGGATTTGCTTTAATTCTGTTTTGCTTGTGGAAGAGGAATAAGAGTTATACAGAAGAAGATCTTGCCTTTGATAGGTGCATGGATGACGAATTTCAAAGAGAAACAGGACCAAAGAGGTTCTCATTTAAAGAATTGGCTCATGCCACCAATAATTTCAATGATGAAGAGAAGCTAGGCCAGGGAGGATTTGGTGGGGTTTATAGAGGATTTTTACAGGACTTAAACTCCTTCGTTGCCGTTAAGAGAGTGTCAAAAGGGTCTAAACAGGGGATAAAAGAGTATGCATCAGAAGTTAAAATTATAAGTCGATTAGGACATAGGAATTTGGTGCAACTCATTGGCTGGTGTCACGAGAGAGGAGAGCTCTTACTCGTCTATGAGTTCATGCCCAATAGAAGCTTAGACACACATCTTTTTACAGAAGAAAGCTTACTGATATGGGCAATGAGGTACAAGGTTGCTCAAGGATTGGCGTCGGCCTTGCTTTACTTGCATGAAGAATGGGAGCAATGCGTTGTGCATAGGGATATAAAATCAAGCAATATTATGCTTGATTCAAACTTTAATGCTAAACTTGGAGATTTTGGGCTAGCTAGGCTTGTGGACCACCTAAAAGGATCACAAACCACTGTTTTGGCAGGCACTATGGGCTATATGGCTCCTGAATGTGTCACAACTGGGAAGGCTAGTAAGGAGTCAGATGTCTATAGTTTCGGAATTGTCGCTCTGGAAATTGCTTGCAGAAGAAAACCAATCAAGCACAACGCCCCTGAAGATCAAGTAGTCGTGGTGGAGTGGGTTTGGGAGCTCTATGGAGTAGGAAAGGTACTTGAAGCAGCTGACCCACGGCTTGGCGGAGATCTTGATAAGCAGCAAATGGAGCGCTTGATGATTGTTGGGCTTTGGTGTGCTCACCCCGATCGCGACCTTAGGCCTTCAATAAGACAAACAATTCATGTTCTCAATTTTGAGACTCCGTTGCCTGTTCTCCCATCAAATATGCCGAGGCTAAAATATCTTGCTCCAGCAGTGAATAGACATGCAATGTCACTTTCCGTATCCAGTGCTACTACTAATTATGAGGGAGGACAAAATCAATATTCAGGCAATAGTTACACCAATTCCACTGTGTTCACTTCATCCTCTACAACTTCTCAATCTACATCGCTTCTGCATATACGTTAA